Proteins encoded together in one Sinorhizobium meliloti window:
- the mce gene encoding methylmalonyl-CoA epimerase, translating into MLGKVNHVAIAVPDLAVAIESYRATLGAPVSEPQALPEHGVTVVFVTLPNTKVELLEPLGDTSPISAFLEKNPAGGMHHICYEVEDIIAARDRLRQAGARVLGDGNPKIGAHGKPVLFLHPKDFQGTLIELEEV; encoded by the coding sequence TCGCCGTGCCCGACCTTGCAGTCGCCATCGAAAGCTATCGCGCCACGCTGGGGGCGCCGGTCTCCGAGCCGCAGGCCCTGCCTGAACACGGCGTGACCGTCGTTTTCGTGACGCTGCCCAATACCAAGGTCGAATTGCTCGAGCCGCTCGGCGACACATCGCCGATCTCCGCCTTCCTCGAGAAAAACCCGGCCGGCGGCATGCACCATATCTGCTACGAGGTGGAAGACATCATCGCCGCGCGCGACCGGCTGAGGCAGGCGGGAGCGCGTGTCCTCGGCGACGGCAACCCGAAAATCGGCGCGCACGGCAAGCCTGTCCTGTTTCTTCACCCCAAGGACTTTCAGGGCACCTTGATCGAGCTCGAAGAGGTGTGA
- the proS gene encoding proline--tRNA ligase — protein sequence MRLSRFFMPILKENPKEAEIVSHRLMLRTGMVRQQSAGIYTWLPLGKRVLDKVNAIIREEQNRSGAIELLMPTLQSAELWQESGRYDAYGKEMLRIKDRQDRPMLYGPTNEEMITDIFRSYVKSYRHLPLNLYHIQLKFRDEIRPRFGTMRSREFLMKDAYSFDLDRAGAEHAYNKMFAAYLRTFDRMGLRAIPMRADTGPIGGNLSHEFIILADTGESEVFCHKDFLGFDIPGEDTNFDDVAGLKTIFDKWTSRYAATSEMHDEAAFGAIPEGERLSARGIEVGHIFYFGTKYSEAMGAKVLGPDGKEHTVHMGSYGIGPTRLVPAIIEASHDENGIIWPKAIAPFDVVVINMKTGDDACDAACGRVYSDLGKAGFDVLLDDTDERAGGKFATADLIGVPVQVIVGPRSIANGEVEVKDRRTGARETMTVEAAINKLVAAR from the coding sequence ATGCGCCTGTCCCGCTTTTTCATGCCCATCTTGAAGGAAAATCCGAAGGAAGCGGAAATCGTTTCCCATCGACTGATGCTGAGGACAGGCATGGTCCGCCAGCAGTCCGCGGGCATCTATACGTGGCTGCCGCTCGGCAAGCGCGTGCTGGACAAGGTGAATGCGATCATTCGCGAGGAGCAGAACCGTTCCGGCGCCATCGAACTGCTGATGCCGACACTGCAGTCGGCGGAGCTCTGGCAGGAGAGCGGGCGCTATGACGCCTATGGCAAGGAGATGCTGCGCATCAAGGACCGGCAGGACCGGCCGATGCTTTACGGACCGACGAACGAGGAGATGATCACCGACATCTTCCGCTCCTACGTCAAGTCCTACCGCCATCTGCCGCTGAACCTCTATCATATTCAGCTGAAGTTCCGTGACGAGATCCGTCCGCGCTTCGGCACCATGCGCTCGCGCGAGTTTCTGATGAAGGACGCCTATTCCTTCGATCTCGACCGGGCAGGGGCGGAGCACGCCTATAACAAGATGTTTGCCGCCTATCTCCGCACCTTCGACCGGATGGGCCTGCGCGCCATACCGATGCGTGCCGACACGGGCCCGATCGGCGGGAATCTCAGCCACGAGTTCATCATCCTTGCCGACACGGGCGAGTCCGAGGTGTTCTGCCACAAGGACTTCCTCGGCTTCGACATTCCGGGCGAGGATACGAATTTCGACGACGTCGCGGGCCTGAAGACGATCTTCGACAAGTGGACGTCGCGCTATGCGGCGACCTCGGAAATGCACGACGAGGCCGCCTTCGGCGCCATCCCCGAAGGCGAACGCCTGTCCGCGCGCGGCATCGAGGTGGGTCACATCTTCTATTTCGGCACCAAATATTCCGAGGCGATGGGTGCGAAGGTGCTCGGGCCGGACGGCAAGGAACACACGGTGCACATGGGCTCCTATGGTATCGGTCCGACCCGCCTGGTGCCGGCGATCATCGAAGCTTCGCATGACGAGAACGGCATCATCTGGCCGAAAGCGATCGCTCCCTTCGACGTCGTCGTCATCAACATGAAAACGGGCGATGACGCTTGCGATGCGGCTTGCGGCAGGGTCTACTCCGATCTCGGCAAGGCTGGATTCGACGTTCTTCTTGATGACACCGACGAGCGCGCCGGCGGGAAGTTCGCGACCGCCGACCTTATCGGCGTGCCGGTGCAGGTGATCGTCGGACCGCGTTCGATCGCGAACGGCGAAGTCGAAGTGAAGGACCGCAGGACCGGCGCGCGGGAGACGATGACCGTCGAAGCGGCGATCAACAAACTGGTCGCGGCGAGATAA
- the dnaE gene encoding DNA polymerase III subunit alpha has product MTGNQSIGQSIGHGTGAAADPQFVHLRVHSAYSLLEGALPLKKIIGKAVADDQPAIGIADTNNLFAALEFSQKAADDGLQPIIGCQLSIDMEDEAEGERRGNAHQFVKLPAIVLIAATDDGYARLVELVSRAYLEGEGHQQARISRSWLAAGGTSGLIALTGAGAGPVDLALKSGSPALAEARLKVLIELFGDRLYVELQRHGNYDRRHENRMIDLAYRFDVPLVATNEAFFPSPSDYDAHDALMAVAHNAMVSDDSRFRLTPDHYLKCRKEMAALFADLPEALENTIEVARRCSFMLKTRGPILPRFTGASDDPEEAERAEVAELRRQAEEGLEGRLAKLGMAPGYKEEDYRERLAFELGVIERMKFPGYFLIVADFIKWAKQHDIPVGPGRGSGAGSLVAYALTITDVDPMRFSLLFERFLNPERVSMPDFDIDFCQDRREEVIRYVQQKYGREQVAQIITFGSLQARAALRDVGRVLEMPYGQVDKICKLVPNNPANPTPLSKAIEEEPRLQEEAEKEPVVARLLDIAQKIEGLYRHASTHAAGIVIGDRPLSQLVPMYRDPRSDMPVTQFNMKWVEQAGLVKFDFLGLKTLTVLKTAVDFVGKRGIHIDLASIPLDDLKTYETLSRGETVGVFQVESAGMRKALIGMRPDCIEDIIALVALYRPGPMENIPVYNARKHGEEEIESIHPKIDYLLKETQGVIVYQEQVMQIAQVLSGYSLGEADLLRRAMGKKIKAEMDKQRARFVDGAVKNGVSKPQADLIFDLLAKFANYGFNKSHAAAYAIVSYQTAYMKAHYPVEFLAASMTLDMSNTDKINDFRQDAMRLGIQVVAPSVQTSHRHFETGDNRIYYSLAALKGVGESAVDHIVAVRGDRPFASLEDFCLRIDPKLLNRRVFESLIAAGAFDCFGYDRAELVGGLDRILGFAQRAQENKVSGQSDMFGAGAATGPEKIALPPYTPWLASEKLHREFQVLGFYLSAHPLDTYNNLLAKMRVQTFADFSAAVKQGAAAGRLAGTVTSKQERKTRTGNKMGIVAFSDASGQFEAVLFSEMLNQYRDLLEPGKSLVMTVDAEERPEGIGLRIRTLRSLEEESLQMQKALRVYVRDCGPLRSIASHLNAKGDGLVSFIVIKDNGQREIEVELNEKYRISPEIAAALRSAPGVVDVELV; this is encoded by the coding sequence ATGACAGGCAACCAGAGTATCGGGCAGAGTATCGGGCACGGCACAGGGGCTGCGGCGGATCCGCAGTTCGTTCACCTGCGGGTGCATTCCGCCTATTCGTTGCTGGAAGGCGCCCTGCCTTTGAAGAAGATCATCGGCAAGGCGGTCGCCGACGATCAGCCGGCGATCGGCATCGCCGACACCAATAATCTATTCGCGGCGCTCGAATTCTCGCAGAAGGCCGCGGACGACGGATTGCAACCGATCATCGGCTGCCAACTCTCCATCGATATGGAGGACGAAGCGGAGGGCGAGCGGCGTGGAAACGCGCATCAGTTCGTCAAGCTTCCCGCGATCGTGCTGATCGCGGCGACCGATGACGGTTACGCTCGCCTGGTAGAGCTCGTCAGCCGCGCCTATCTCGAAGGCGAGGGACACCAGCAGGCGCGAATAAGCCGCTCCTGGCTCGCCGCAGGCGGTACGTCCGGCCTGATCGCGCTGACCGGGGCGGGAGCCGGCCCGGTCGACTTGGCGCTGAAGTCGGGTTCGCCGGCCCTGGCCGAGGCACGCCTGAAAGTCTTGATCGAGCTTTTCGGCGATCGCCTCTATGTCGAACTGCAGCGGCACGGGAATTACGACCGGCGTCACGAGAACCGCATGATCGATCTCGCCTACCGGTTCGACGTTCCGCTCGTTGCCACCAACGAGGCGTTTTTCCCGTCGCCGTCCGACTATGATGCCCACGATGCGCTGATGGCCGTCGCTCACAATGCGATGGTGTCCGACGACAGCCGTTTCCGTCTGACCCCGGATCATTATTTGAAGTGCCGCAAGGAGATGGCGGCGCTCTTCGCGGATCTGCCCGAGGCATTGGAGAATACGATCGAGGTGGCGCGGCGCTGCTCCTTCATGTTGAAGACCCGCGGACCGATCCTGCCGCGCTTTACCGGCGCTTCGGATGATCCGGAGGAGGCTGAACGCGCGGAGGTGGCGGAGCTGCGCCGGCAGGCGGAGGAGGGGCTGGAGGGCCGCCTCGCCAAACTCGGCATGGCGCCCGGCTACAAGGAAGAGGACTATCGGGAGCGGCTGGCCTTCGAACTCGGCGTCATCGAGCGGATGAAGTTTCCGGGCTACTTCCTCATCGTTGCGGACTTCATCAAATGGGCCAAGCAGCATGACATTCCGGTCGGGCCGGGCCGCGGCTCGGGTGCCGGCTCGCTGGTCGCCTATGCCCTGACGATCACCGACGTCGACCCGATGCGCTTCTCTCTGCTTTTCGAGCGCTTCCTCAATCCCGAACGCGTGTCGATGCCCGATTTCGACATCGATTTCTGCCAGGACCGGCGCGAGGAGGTCATCCGCTACGTGCAGCAGAAATACGGCCGCGAGCAGGTGGCGCAGATCATTACCTTCGGTTCGCTGCAGGCGCGCGCAGCACTGCGCGACGTCGGCCGCGTGCTGGAAATGCCCTACGGCCAGGTCGACAAGATCTGCAAGCTGGTGCCGAACAATCCCGCCAACCCGACGCCGCTTTCCAAGGCGATCGAGGAGGAACCGCGCCTGCAGGAGGAGGCGGAGAAGGAGCCGGTCGTTGCCCGCCTCCTCGACATCGCCCAGAAGATCGAGGGGCTTTACCGCCATGCCTCGACGCACGCGGCCGGCATCGTCATCGGCGACAGGCCGCTCTCGCAGCTCGTGCCGATGTACCGCGATCCGCGCTCCGACATGCCGGTCACCCAGTTCAACATGAAATGGGTCGAACAGGCGGGTCTCGTGAAGTTCGACTTCCTTGGCCTGAAGACGCTGACGGTTCTGAAGACGGCCGTCGACTTCGTCGGCAAGCGCGGCATCCATATCGACCTCGCAAGCATTCCGCTCGACGATCTGAAGACCTACGAGACCCTTTCGCGCGGCGAGACGGTCGGCGTGTTCCAGGTGGAAAGCGCCGGCATGCGAAAGGCGCTGATCGGCATGCGCCCGGACTGCATCGAGGACATCATCGCGCTTGTGGCGCTCTATCGCCCGGGACCGATGGAGAACATCCCGGTCTACAACGCCCGCAAGCACGGCGAGGAAGAGATCGAATCGATCCATCCGAAGATCGATTACCTCCTCAAGGAGACACAGGGCGTCATCGTCTACCAGGAGCAGGTGATGCAGATCGCCCAGGTGCTCTCGGGCTATTCGCTCGGCGAGGCCGACCTTCTGCGCCGCGCCATGGGCAAGAAGATCAAGGCGGAGATGGACAAGCAACGCGCCCGCTTCGTTGACGGTGCCGTCAAGAATGGCGTCTCGAAGCCGCAGGCCGACCTGATCTTCGACCTTCTCGCCAAGTTCGCCAATTACGGCTTCAACAAGTCGCACGCAGCCGCCTACGCCATCGTCTCCTACCAGACCGCCTACATGAAGGCGCATTATCCGGTCGAGTTCCTCGCAGCGTCGATGACGCTCGACATGTCGAACACGGACAAGATCAACGATTTCCGTCAGGACGCGATGCGCCTCGGCATCCAGGTGGTCGCGCCGTCCGTGCAGACCTCCCACCGCCACTTCGAAACCGGCGACAACCGGATCTATTATTCGCTCGCCGCCCTCAAAGGCGTCGGCGAGTCCGCCGTCGACCACATCGTCGCCGTGCGTGGCGATCGGCCTTTCGCAAGTCTCGAAGATTTCTGCCTGAGGATCGATCCGAAGCTCTTGAACCGGCGTGTTTTCGAAAGTCTGATCGCCGCCGGTGCTTTCGACTGCTTCGGCTACGACCGGGCGGAGCTCGTCGGCGGCCTCGATCGTATCCTCGGTTTCGCCCAGCGCGCCCAGGAAAACAAGGTGAGCGGCCAGAGCGACATGTTCGGCGCGGGTGCCGCAACCGGGCCCGAGAAGATCGCGCTCCCGCCCTATACGCCGTGGCTCGCCTCGGAGAAGCTGCATCGCGAGTTCCAGGTTTTGGGCTTCTATCTCTCCGCCCATCCGCTCGACACCTACAACAATCTGCTCGCCAAGATGCGCGTGCAGACATTTGCGGATTTCTCGGCAGCCGTAAAACAGGGTGCGGCGGCGGGCCGCCTCGCCGGGACGGTGACGTCGAAGCAGGAACGCAAGACGCGCACCGGCAACAAGATGGGCATCGTCGCTTTCTCGGACGCTTCGGGCCAATTCGAGGCCGTACTCTTCTCCGAAATGCTGAACCAGTATCGCGACCTTCTGGAGCCCGGCAAATCGCTGGTGATGACGGTCGACGCCGAAGAGCGGCCGGAAGGGATCGGCCTTCGTATCCGAACCCTGCGTTCGCTCGAGGAAGAATCGCTGCAGATGCAGAAGGCCTTGCGCGTCTATGTGCGCGACTGCGGACCGCTGCGCTCCATCGCCTCGCATCTGAACGCCAAGGGGGACGGCCTGGTTTCCTTCATCGTCATCAAGGACAACGGGCAGCGGGAGATCGAAGTCGAGCTCAACGAGAAATACCGGATCTCACCCGAGATCGCCGCCGCCCTTCGCTCCGCTCCCGGGGTGGTGGACGTCGAGCTGGTTTAG
- a CDS encoding L,D-transpeptidase family protein produces MRFALRMGFAVFVMASPSALAAGAKAPLQIVVSREQQSLVVYDGDTVVATSKVSTGKAGHTTPTGIFSILEKRRRHESNIYSNAPMPFMQRLTWSGIALHGSNHVPDYPASHGCVRLPSKFAASLFKMTGYGMHVVISDRQIAPVEVAHEMLFQPSQSRPQGPALSDVPLRPAIGEFNRSAVEVAMTDKRPSPVTSDEAKAPIRILITRRGTQESVRDLQTLLNTLGYDAGLPDGFSGPATAAAIEAFQRAEALPDDGKITPELIEAVFRKAGRSAPLNGVLRVRRQFQPLFEAEIAIAEPEMALGTHLLQFQDLDTKTGQGKWFGMSLENKLPKTTKKRLGITAEGEPDTLERTLSRLTVPEDVRERLAGLLANGSSLSITDTESGLETGKGTDFITVTRERRG; encoded by the coding sequence TTGCGTTTCGCTCTCCGGATGGGATTCGCGGTTTTCGTCATGGCGTCGCCGTCCGCGCTTGCGGCCGGCGCCAAGGCGCCGTTGCAGATCGTCGTCTCGAGGGAGCAGCAGTCCCTCGTCGTCTATGACGGCGACACGGTGGTCGCCACGTCGAAAGTGTCCACCGGCAAGGCCGGGCACACGACGCCGACGGGCATCTTCTCGATCCTGGAGAAGCGCCGACGTCACGAGTCGAACATCTATTCGAATGCGCCGATGCCATTCATGCAGCGGCTTACCTGGTCCGGCATTGCGCTGCATGGCTCAAACCATGTACCGGATTATCCGGCTTCGCACGGTTGCGTGCGGCTGCCGAGCAAATTCGCGGCGAGCCTGTTCAAGATGACGGGCTACGGCATGCATGTGGTCATATCGGATCGGCAGATCGCCCCGGTCGAGGTCGCGCACGAAATGCTTTTCCAGCCGAGCCAGTCGCGACCGCAGGGACCTGCCCTGTCGGACGTCCCCCTGCGGCCGGCGATCGGGGAGTTCAACCGGAGCGCAGTTGAAGTCGCCATGACCGACAAACGCCCCTCGCCCGTCACATCCGACGAGGCGAAGGCCCCGATACGTATTCTGATTACCCGGCGCGGTACGCAAGAGAGCGTGCGCGACCTCCAGACGCTCCTCAATACGCTCGGCTACGATGCAGGTCTGCCGGATGGATTCAGCGGTCCGGCAACGGCCGCCGCAATCGAAGCGTTCCAAAGGGCCGAAGCTCTGCCCGACGATGGCAAGATAACGCCGGAGCTGATCGAAGCCGTCTTTCGCAAGGCGGGCCGCAGTGCACCGTTGAATGGCGTGTTGCGCGTGCGCCGGCAATTCCAGCCGCTTTTCGAAGCCGAGATTGCCATCGCGGAGCCGGAAATGGCGCTCGGGACACATCTGCTGCAGTTCCAGGATCTCGACACGAAAACCGGACAGGGCAAGTGGTTCGGCATGTCGCTCGAGAACAAGCTGCCGAAAACGACCAAGAAGCGACTTGGCATCACAGCGGAAGGCGAGCCCGACACGCTGGAGCGAACGCTGAGCCGCCTCACCGTGCCCGAAGACGTCCGCGAACGCCTCGCCGGCCTCCTTGCAAACGGCTCGTCACTCTCGATCACCGATACCGAATCGGGGCTGGAGACGGGCAAGGGAACGGATTTCATCACCGTGACGAGGGAGCGGCGCGGGTGA
- a CDS encoding DUF1467 family protein translates to MPLFSTFAIYFIIWWITLFVVLPLGVRTQAEENDVVPGSVESAPARFRALRVVLLTTVIAAVIHLGWYIVSVKLGYDIDAIPRFAPEFY, encoded by the coding sequence ATGCCTCTCTTCTCTACCTTTGCAATCTACTTCATTATCTGGTGGATCACGCTTTTCGTCGTGCTGCCGCTCGGTGTGCGTACGCAAGCCGAAGAGAATGACGTCGTCCCCGGCTCCGTCGAGAGTGCTCCAGCCCGTTTCCGCGCCCTCAGGGTCGTACTGCTGACCACGGTCATTGCCGCCGTCATCCATCTCGGCTGGTACATTGTTTCGGTGAAGCTCGGCTACGACATCGATGCAATCCCACGCTTCGCGCCGGAATTCTACTGA
- a CDS encoding cytochrome c, with protein MTAFVAAGIGAAGWFAAAAQRPVANGLTFLGEAVTSEQIDVGQAIYQDHCASCHGVRLEGEPDWRRRKASGRMPAPPHDATGHTWHHSDQELFTFTKSGLGAVLPDYESDMPAFGGLLTDAEITAVLGFIKSRWPERQRKIQTRITAGDGQSQEQRETRK; from the coding sequence ATGACGGCCTTTGTCGCGGCGGGCATCGGCGCTGCGGGCTGGTTTGCCGCCGCTGCGCAGCGGCCGGTGGCCAACGGCCTGACCTTTCTGGGGGAGGCCGTCACGTCCGAACAGATCGACGTTGGACAGGCGATCTACCAGGACCATTGCGCCTCTTGCCACGGAGTGCGGCTGGAAGGAGAGCCTGACTGGCGACGGAGAAAAGCGAGCGGCCGCATGCCCGCGCCGCCGCATGATGCAACCGGACATACCTGGCATCATTCGGATCAGGAGCTGTTCACCTTCACCAAATCGGGTCTCGGCGCGGTTCTACCGGACTACGAAAGCGATATGCCCGCTTTTGGGGGGCTGCTGACCGATGCCGAGATCACCGCGGTTCTGGGGTTCATCAAGAGCAGGTGGCCGGAGCGCCAGCGCAAAATACAGACCCGGATCACCGCGGGCGACGGGCAGAGCCAAGAACAACGGGAGACTCGAAAATGA
- a CDS encoding DUF411 domain-containing protein — MRNKLSLAVFLALATPALAEKPMTVWRDPDCGCCDAYVDYLRSENFEVHVIDDRDFVNRSVAAGVPERGMGCHLAEIDGYTLSGLIPADIIRRLLHERPAVTGITLPGMPANAPGMASKKTGSLRIFSFGPDGPAVYSDE, encoded by the coding sequence TTGCGAAATAAACTTTCCCTGGCCGTTTTTCTCGCCTTGGCGACCCCGGCCCTTGCCGAAAAACCGATGACGGTCTGGCGCGATCCGGATTGCGGCTGCTGCGACGCCTACGTCGATTACCTGCGCTCCGAGAACTTCGAGGTTCACGTGATCGATGACCGCGACTTCGTCAACCGTTCGGTGGCGGCGGGGGTGCCTGAGCGTGGCATGGGTTGCCACCTGGCGGAAATCGACGGCTATACCCTGAGCGGTCTGATACCGGCCGATATCATCCGGCGTTTGCTCCATGAACGCCCCGCCGTCACGGGTATCACGCTGCCGGGCATGCCGGCGAATGCGCCGGGTATGGCTTCCAAAAAGACGGGGTCGTTGCGCATCTTTTCTTTCGGTCCCGACGGCCCGGCGGTCTATTCCGATGAGTGA
- a CDS encoding lipoprotein-releasing ABC transporter permease subunit yields the protein MMTAATDEQVQAAAPSSISSSRPFSAFERMVAWRYLRSRRKEAFISVIAGFSFIGIMLGVGTLIIVMAVMNGFRTELISRILGMNGHMIVQPLDGPLTNYADLATNFSAVPGVTMAIPIVEGQVLAQGLGDASTGALVRGIRADDLTKLKSISGNIQSGDLVGFASGSGVAIGSRMAEQLGIRVGGTITLTSPNGDVTPMGMNPRVKAYTVSAIFEMGMSEYDATIIFMPLEEAQLYFNAEGLVQSIEIFAEHPDAVDELRKPVEDAAGRQIFITDWRERNRTFFSALEVERNVMFMILTLIVLVAALNIISGLIMLVKDKGSDIAILRTMGATSGSVMRIFFMTGAAIGVTGTIAGVVLGVVVCLNIESIRQFFSWVSGATLFDPELYFLSQLPADMNADETVTVVVMALALSFLATIFPAWRASRLDPVQALRYE from the coding sequence ATGATGACCGCGGCGACGGATGAGCAAGTGCAGGCTGCCGCTCCATCCAGCATATCTTCCAGCCGTCCCTTCTCCGCCTTCGAGCGTATGGTCGCCTGGCGCTACCTGCGTTCGCGGCGCAAGGAAGCGTTCATCTCGGTCATTGCCGGCTTTTCCTTCATAGGGATCATGCTTGGGGTGGGAACGCTGATCATCGTCATGGCGGTGATGAACGGCTTCCGAACCGAGCTCATTTCGCGCATTCTCGGCATGAACGGCCATATGATCGTCCAGCCTTTGGACGGCCCGCTCACCAATTATGCCGATCTTGCCACCAATTTCTCCGCCGTTCCGGGCGTGACCATGGCCATTCCGATCGTCGAGGGCCAGGTTCTCGCGCAAGGCCTGGGCGATGCGTCGACGGGTGCGCTCGTTCGCGGGATACGCGCCGACGACCTCACCAAGCTGAAGTCGATCTCGGGAAATATTCAGTCCGGCGACCTCGTCGGCTTCGCCTCGGGCAGCGGCGTCGCCATCGGCTCGCGCATGGCCGAGCAGCTGGGCATCCGGGTGGGTGGGACGATCACGCTCACCTCGCCGAACGGCGACGTCACGCCGATGGGCATGAATCCGAGGGTCAAGGCCTATACCGTCTCGGCCATCTTCGAGATGGGCATGTCGGAATACGACGCCACCATCATCTTCATGCCGCTCGAGGAAGCGCAGCTCTATTTCAATGCCGAAGGCCTCGTCCAGTCGATCGAGATATTCGCCGAGCATCCGGACGCGGTCGATGAGCTTCGGAAGCCGGTGGAGGATGCCGCCGGCCGGCAGATATTCATTACGGACTGGCGCGAGCGCAACAGAACATTCTTTTCCGCGCTCGAGGTGGAACGGAACGTGATGTTCATGATCCTGACGCTGATCGTGCTGGTCGCGGCGCTGAACATCATCTCCGGCCTGATCATGCTGGTGAAGGACAAGGGCAGCGATATCGCGATCCTTAGGACGATGGGCGCGACCTCCGGCTCGGTGATGCGCATCTTCTTCATGACGGGCGCCGCAATCGGGGTCACGGGAACCATCGCGGGCGTCGTCCTCGGGGTCGTCGTCTGCCTCAACATCGAGTCGATCCGCCAGTTCTTCTCCTGGGTGTCCGGCGCCACGCTCTTCGATCCGGAGCTCTATTTCCTCAGCCAGCTTCCGGCCGATATGAACGCCGACGAGACCGTCACCGTCGTCGTCATGGCGCTTGCGCTTTCCTTCCTTGCCACGATCTTCCCGGCCTGGCGCGCCTCGCGCCTCGATCCGGTGCAGGCCCTGCGGTACGAATAA
- a CDS encoding ABC transporter ATP-binding protein, producing the protein MNARVALQLSGIERHYGEGDTFLPILKGADLTLRSGETVALVAPSGTGKSTLLHIAGLLEHPDEGEVLVNGTSCNGLSDDRRTAIRRNEIGFVYQFHHLLPEFSALENIMMPQLIAGLPKAEAAERASALLDYMRIGHRGSHRPTELSGGEQQRVAIARAVANAPLILLADEPTGNLDPETAGYVFEALEALARQSGLAALIATHNHELASLMDRRVTIEDGKVVELK; encoded by the coding sequence ATGAATGCGCGCGTGGCACTGCAGCTCTCCGGCATCGAGCGGCACTATGGCGAGGGCGACACGTTTCTGCCGATCCTCAAGGGAGCCGACCTGACGTTGCGAAGCGGCGAGACGGTCGCCCTCGTGGCCCCGTCCGGTACCGGAAAGTCGACATTGCTTCATATCGCCGGGCTGCTCGAACACCCGGACGAGGGCGAGGTGCTCGTGAACGGCACCTCCTGCAACGGGCTCAGCGACGACCGGCGAACCGCCATCCGCCGCAACGAGATCGGCTTCGTCTACCAGTTCCATCATCTCCTGCCGGAATTCTCGGCGCTGGAGAACATCATGATGCCGCAACTGATCGCCGGATTGCCCAAGGCCGAGGCGGCGGAGCGGGCATCGGCCCTCCTGGACTATATGCGCATCGGCCATCGCGGCAGCCACCGCCCGACCGAGCTTTCCGGCGGCGAGCAGCAGCGCGTCGCCATCGCCAGGGCGGTCGCCAATGCGCCGCTCATCCTTCTGGCGGACGAGCCGACCGGCAACCTCGACCCCGAGACGGCCGGCTATGTGTTCGAGGCGCTGGAAGCCCTGGCGCGCCAGTCCGGGCTCGCGGCGCTGATCGCCACCCACAATCACGAACTCGCTTCACTCATGGATCGCCGCGTCACCATCGAGGACGGCAAGGTCGTCGAACTGAAATAG
- a CDS encoding exo-alpha-sialidase: MIFSTAACAGLSRRSVVGLLATGAGFVLLPYRIGAATSVPRAIAFDGDSLVTAIEGEIRRFAPVIGWQVLKSPGFVTALASLPARAGEIVAGLAGGGIARSSDGGSSWQFPGKGLPGAPVTALAASAAAPDTLYAAVAGDGLWHSTDNGAVWSLAMDRPWIGDGEREIVGLASVNTASGMGGIWIYAATEAGLIRVPDCFCRWQAIVAGDAMDALIAGGPPKPEAPLPKGEAVRALVSCLAESERLFAAMPFGLWTSADAGVNWSRSSELNALALASHPQDPEQLAAVTKDAVVVSRDGGRNWTKL, translated from the coding sequence ATGATCTTTTCCACGGCCGCATGCGCCGGTCTATCCCGGCGAAGTGTTGTGGGCTTGCTTGCCACCGGCGCCGGCTTCGTCCTGTTGCCATACAGGATCGGGGCAGCGACCTCTGTCCCGCGCGCGATCGCTTTCGATGGCGATTCGCTCGTAACTGCGATCGAAGGAGAGATCCGACGGTTCGCTCCCGTGATCGGCTGGCAGGTCCTGAAGTCACCCGGTTTCGTGACGGCGCTCGCCAGCCTCCCCGCGCGGGCGGGTGAGATCGTTGCCGGTCTGGCAGGGGGCGGCATCGCACGTTCTTCGGATGGCGGCAGCAGCTGGCAATTCCCGGGAAAGGGACTGCCGGGGGCGCCCGTAACTGCATTGGCCGCATCCGCCGCAGCGCCCGACACGCTCTACGCCGCCGTTGCAGGTGACGGGCTCTGGCACAGCACAGACAACGGGGCGGTCTGGAGCCTCGCAATGGACCGGCCCTGGATCGGGGACGGGGAACGCGAGATCGTCGGGCTCGCCTCGGTGAATACCGCCTCGGGCATGGGGGGCATCTGGATCTACGCCGCAACCGAGGCCGGCTTGATCCGGGTGCCCGACTGCTTCTGCCGCTGGCAGGCGATCGTAGCGGGCGACGCGATGGACGCTCTGATTGCCGGCGGTCCGCCAAAACCGGAAGCACCCTTGCCCAAGGGGGAGGCGGTCCGCGCGCTCGTCTCCTGCCTCGCGGAATCCGAGAGGCTGTTCGCCGCGATGCCTTTCGGTCTTTGGACTTCCGCCGATGCGGGCGTGAACTGGTCCCGCAGCTCGGAGCTGAATGCGCTCGCCCTGGCATCGCATCCACAAGACCCCGAACAGCTTGCCGCCGTCACGAAAGATGCGGTCGTAGTCAGCCGCGATGGCGGCAGAAACTGGACGAAGCTCTGA